A window of Macrotis lagotis isolate mMagLag1 chromosome X, bilby.v1.9.chrom.fasta, whole genome shotgun sequence contains these coding sequences:
- the AKAP4 gene encoding A-kinase anchor protein 4 — MSDDIDWLHSRRGVCKVDLYSPTGQPDQDRKVICFVDVSTLNVEDKDKEGGPSSEGELDLECLEEKEIIVIKDTEKLDQSKTEGSVCLFKQAPSDPISVLNWLLNDLQKYALGFQHALSPSSSSCKHKVGDIEGGYRSHPNKDNCYSVYADELSMDYMANNPHNLRLEMTAAKNTNNNQSPSSPPAKSPSTQRAVISPEGECSMDDLSFYVNRLSSLVIQMARKEIKEKLEGGSKCLHHSIYASAGDKGKNSPRSAVSKIASEMAHDAVEVTSAEMRGPGDRELDHKDRKTFLYSELSNKSKGGDKQMCQRDSKEFADSISKGLMVYANQVASDMMVSVMKTLKVHSSGKPIPACVVLKRVLLKHTKEIVSDLIDSCMKNLHNITGVLMTDSDFVSAVKRNLFNHGKQNAADIMEAMLKRLVSALLGEKKETKQSLAYASLKAGTHDAKNKNQSLEFSAMKAEMMKGKDKGKMKSDQCKSLTSAEKVSEHILKESLTMWNQKQGSGQTKVHGKVGAATTCRDDRREKISPSTDSLAKDLIVSALMLIQYHLTQQAKGKDALEDPCEPSIPTMGFMTQGAHYEKSGCSQNAKTASMKHLESRCSNQHAGPSTAPKEVDTQKLDMSNIVLMLIQKLLSESPFSLEEQCEGETKRAESKSKVSSNSSKRSERGEEHFQDCDLGSGMKQVNRQFVDQLVESVMKLCLIMAKYSNNGAGLTELEEQGLNHSPSFRASNSRCAQDAMMSHSYHDNPGPEVIVNNQSSTSNLQKQLQAVLQWIAASQFNVPMLYFMGDEDGQLEKLPEVSAKAAEKGYSVGDLLQEVMKFAKERQLDEAVGNMARKQLLDWLLANL, encoded by the exons aTGTCTGATGATATTGACTGGTTACATAGCCGCAGAGGAGTCTGCAAGGTTGATCTCTACAGCCCAACAGGACAGCCAGATCAGGATAGAAAAGTG ATTTGCTTTGTTGATGTATCAACTCTCAATGTAGAAGACAAAGACAAG GAAGGAGGACCCAGTTCAGAGGGGGAACTGGACCTGGAGTGTTTGGAAGAAAAGGAGATAATTGTCATCAAGGACACAGAGAAATTGGATCAGTCCAAG ACTGAAGGATCTGTGTGCCTTTTCAAACAAGCACCTTCAGATCCCATCAGCGTTCTTAATTGGCTCCTCAACGACCTTCAGAAATATGCTCTTGGCTTCCAGCATGCTCTCAGCCCCTCATCCTCTAGCTGTAAGCACAAAGTCGGGGACATAGAAGGTGGGTACCGTAGTCATCCCAACAAAGACAACTGCTACAGTGTCTACGCTGATGAACTGAGCATGGACTACATGGCAAACAACCCTCACAACTTGCGCCTGGAGATGACCGCAGCCAAGAACACCAACAACAACCAGAGTCCTTCAAGCCCCCCGGCAAAGTCACCCAGCACACAGAGAGCAGTCATTTCACCTGAGGGAGAATGCTCCATGGATGACCTCTCCTTCTATGTCAACCGACTATCCTCCCTTGTGATCCAGATGGCTCGCAAGGAGATCAAGGAAAAGCTCGAAGGAGGAAGTAAATGCTTACACCACTCCATCTATGCCTCCGCTGGGGACAAAGGCAAGAACAGCCCCCGAAGTGCAGTCAGCAAGATTGCCTCTGAGATGGCTCATGACGCAGTAGAGGTGACTTCGGCTGAAATGCGAGGCCCCGGAGATAGAGAGCTTGATCATAAGGACCGGAAAACCTTCTTATACAGTGAATTATCCAACAAATCCAAGGGAGGGGACAAACAGATGTGCCAGAGAGACAGTAAAGAGTTCGCAGACTCCATCAGCAAAGGCTTGATGGTCTATGCCAACCAGGTGGCCTCCGATATGATGGTATCTGTCATGAAGACTTTGAAAGTCCATAGTTCCGGAAAACCCATCCCAGCCTGCGTTGTGTTAAAGAGAGTTCTGCTGAAGCACACTAAAGAGATTGTGTCTGATTTGATTGATTCTTGCATGAAGAACTTACACAACATCACTGGTGTCCTGATGACTGACTCTGACTTTGTCTCTGCTGTAAAGAGAAACCTGTTCAACCACGGAAAACAGAATGCTGCCGACATCATGGAGGCTATGCTGAAACGCTTAGTCAGTGCcctccttggggaaaaaaaagaaaccaagcaGAGTCTGGCCTACGCCTCATTGAAAGCTGGAACCCATGATGCCAAGAACAAGAATCAGAGCCTTGAATTCTCTGCCATGAAAGCAGAGATGATGAAGgggaaagacaaaggaaaaatgaagtccGATCAATGCAAGTCCCTGACCAGTGCTGAAAAAGTTAGTGAACACATCCTCAAAGAGAGCCTTACAATGTGGAACCAGAAGCAAGGCAGTGGTCAGACCAAGGTCCATGGCAAAGTAGGGGCAGCAACTACCTGCCGGGATGACAGGAGAGAGAAGATCAGCCCTTCCACCGATTCATTGGCCAAGGACCTAATCGTCTCTGCCCTGATGTTAATCCAGTACCATCTGACTCAACAGGCTAAGGGCAAGGATGCCCTTGAAGACCCTTGTGAACCATCCATACCCACAATGGGTTTCATGACGCAGGGTGCCCACTATGAGAAATCTGGCTGTAGCCAAAATGCAAAGACCGCCTCAATGAAACATCTAGAATCCCGATGTAGCAACCAACACGCTGGACCATCCACTGCACCCAAAGAAGTGGACACTCAGAAACTGGACATGTCAAACATTGTTCTGATGCTTATTCAGAAGCTCCTGAGTGAGAGTCCATTCAGCCTGGAAGAGCAATGTGAAGGTGAGACTAAACGGGCTGAGTCAAAATCCAAAGTGTCATCTAATTCATCAAAACGGTCTGAGAGGGGTGAGGAACACTTCCAAGATTGTGATTTAGGCAGTGGAATGAAGCAAGTAAACAGACAATTCGTAGACCAGTTGGTTGAATCTGTGATGAAGCTGTGCCTCATCATGGCCAAGTACAGCAACAATGGGGCGGGCCTCACTGAGCTGGAAGAGCAAGGACTCAATCACTCACCTAGTTTCCGGGCCAGCAATTCCAGATGCGCTCAGGATGCCATGATGTCTCACTCCTATCATGACAACCCCGGGCCCGAAGTTATTGTTAACAACCAATCTTCCACCAGCAACCTGCAGAAGCAACTTCAAGCTGTACTCCAATGGATTGCCGCTTCGCAATTCAATGTTCCTATGCTCTACTTCATGGGCGATGAGGATGGTCAGCTTGAGAAG CTTCCTGAAGTGTCTGCCAAGGCTGCTGAGAAGGGGTACAGCGTTGGTGATCTCCTCCAAGAGGTGATGAAGTTTGCCAAAGAAAGACAACTTGATGAAGCGGTCGGGAACATGGCTAGAAAGCAACTGCTGGACTGGCTGCTTGCTAACCTGTGA